One Streptosporangium sp. NBC_01495 DNA window includes the following coding sequences:
- a CDS encoding cell division protein SepF, with protein sequence MGAVRKVASYLGLGGAEHYDESYDYEDEVEGEEEDWQSASERAAKRWRAMNEPSRIVMLTPMKYNDAPVIGQHFRDGQTVIMDVSGMSTAEATRMVDFVAGLAYGCEGRIERIAEKVFLLAPAEVEITNG encoded by the coding sequence ATGGGGGCAGTGCGCAAGGTGGCGAGCTACCTTGGCCTGGGCGGGGCCGAGCATTATGACGAGTCCTATGACTACGAGGACGAGGTCGAGGGCGAAGAGGAAGACTGGCAGTCCGCCTCGGAGCGTGCGGCCAAGCGCTGGCGCGCGATGAACGAGCCCTCGCGGATCGTGATGCTGACGCCGATGAAGTACAACGACGCACCGGTCATCGGCCAACACTTCCGTGATGGTCAGACCGTCATCATGGATGTCAGCGGGATGAGCACCGCCGAGGCCACTCGCATGGTCGACTTCGTCGCGGGGCTGGCGTATGGCTGCGAGGGGCGCATCGAGAGGATTGCGGAGAAGGTCTTCCTGCTGGCTCCCGCCGAGGTGGAGATCACCAACGGCTGA